In Streptomyces sp. Li-HN-5-11, the sequence TCGTGCACGAGTGGGAGACCGCGGCCCGCGCCCTGCGCTCGGACGACGTACCGACGGCGATCGCCGCGCTGAAGAGGTCCGTACGGGAACTGGAGGCGCTGAACGCGTCCTGGACGCCGCTCGGCCAGCTCACACCGGCCCAGTTCAACTCCTACCGCGGCGCCCTCGGCGAGGGCTCCGGCTTCCAGTCGGCGATGTACCGCCGCATGGAGTTCCTGCTCGGCGAGAAGTCCGCGTCCATGCTCGTACCGCACCGGGGCGCCCCGCGCGTCCACGCCGAGCTGGAGAAGGCGCTGCACGAGCCGAGCCTGTACGACGACGTGCTGCGGCTGCTCGCCCGGCGCGGGCACCCCGTCCCGGATGCCGTCCTGCGCCGTGACGTGTCGCGGCGCTACGAGCCGTCGCAGGAGGTCGAGGCCGTGTGGACGGCGCTCTACTCCGGCGACCCGAACGACGAACTCGCCCGCCTCGGCGAGGCGTTGACCGACGTCGCCGAACTGGTGTGGCGCTGGCGCAACGACCACCTGCTCGCCACCCGCCGCGCGATGGGCGCCAAGGCCGGCACGGGCGGCTCCGCCGGCGTGGCCTGGCTGGAGCGGCGGGCGCAGAAGAACGTCTTCCCCGAGCTGTGGACGGCGAGGTCCCATGTCTGAGCCGGCGGCGAGGGCCGAGAAGCTGGACGCGGCGGACGAACTGGCCGGTCTTCGCGCCCGGTTCGTCCTCGACCACGTCGTCTACCTCGACGGGAACTCGCTGGGCGCGCTCCCGGCGAACGTGCCCGACCGGGTCGCGGACGTCGTACGCCGGCAGTGGGGCGAACTGCGCATCCGCTCCTGGGAGGAGAGCGGCTGGTGGACCGCGCCCGAGCGGACCGGCGACCGCATCGCCCCGCTGGTCGGGGCGGCGCCGGGGCAGATCGTGGTCGGCGACTCGACCAGCGTCAACGTCTTCAAGGCGCTGGTCGCTGCGGTTCGTATGGCGGCCGGGGAGCCGTACGGCGGCGGCGCCGGACGCCGTACGGCCGGGGAGCCGGGCGGTGGCGCCGCCGGACGCCGGGACGAGATCCTGGTCGACGCGACGACCTTTCCCACGGACGGGTACATCGCGCGCTCGGCGGCCCGGATGACGGGCTGCACCCTGCGTGCCGTGACCCCGGCCGAGGTGCCGGGAGCCCTGTCCTCCCGTACCGCCGCCGTCCTGCTCAACCACGTCGACTACCGCACCGGCCGCCTCCACCACCTGCCGTCGCTGACGGCCGCGATCCACGCGGCGGGCGCGTACGCCGTGTGGGACCTGTGCCACAGCGCTGGCGCCCTGCCGGTGGGGCTGGACGAGCACGGAGTCGACCTCGCGGTCGGCTGCACGTACAAGTACCTGAACGGCGGCCCCGGTTCACCGGCGTTCCTGTACGTCCGCCGTGACCTCCAGGACCGCTTCGACTCCCCGCTGCCCGGCTGGAACTCGCACGTGGAGCCCTTCGGGATGCGGCCGGAGTACGAGCCGGCGGCGGGCGCCCCGCGGGGCCGGGTCGGCACTCCGGACATCCTCTCCCTGCTCGCCCTGGAGGCGGCGCTGGAGGTCTGGGACGGTGTGTCCGTCGAGGCGGTACGGGCCAAGTCCCTCGCGCTGACGGACTTCTTCCTGGAGTGCGTCGCCGAGTACGTCCCCGCCGGGCGCGTGGAGTCGCTGACTCCGGCGCCGCACGAGGAGCGCGGCAGCCAGGTCGCCCTGCGCTGCCCGGACGCCGGGGACGTGATGAAGCGGCTGATCGAGCGGGGCGTGGTGGGCGACTTCCGTCACCCGGACGTGCTCCGCTTCGGCTTCACCCCGCTGTACGTCGGCTTCGCGGATGTGGAGCGGGCGGCGCGGACGGTGGGGGAGGTGCTGGCGGAACTGCGGGGCGCGTAGCCGTGCGGCCGTGTGCCGGCCGCAGCGACCGCGTTGCGGGCGGCCGGCACGGGGCACAGGCATGAGCAGGTCTTCGCGGATCTTCGTATGTCTTCGTGGGCGGGCGAGCCCGTACCGCCCTCACCGAGCGTGACATCCCCGTGTCCGCGCACGTCATCCGCCTGGTACCGTCCCGGCCAACGGCCGAACCGACTCCTGGTCCGCCACATTCGTTCCGTCGCTGAGAGGTTGGAGCATGCCGGACGCCGCACCCTGCGATGCCGCAGAACCGGAGAACACCGCCGGACGTGGCGCGGCCGCGCGTGCCGCCGCGGAGGAGGAGTCGGTCTTCTCGCACCCGCCGGTCGACCCGGACACGACCGCCGCGTACGGCGACCACCCCGACCAGGTGATCGACTTCTACGCCCCGCGCGGCACCGGCTCCCCGGCGTCCCCTTCCTCCGCCCCGCTCGTGGTGGTGCTGCACGGCGGTGCCTGGCGGGCCCCGTACGACCGACGGCACATCACCCCCTTCGCCGGCTTCCTGGCCCGCCGGGGCTTCGCCGTGGCCAACGTCGAGTACCGGCGCGGCAGCGCCGATCCGGCCCCGGCGGGCGAGGCCCCGGTCGCGGGCCGCTGGCCGGACACGTTCGACGACGTGGCGGCCGCCCTCGACGCGCTGCCCGCGCTGATGCGGGAGGCGCTCCCGCAGGCCGACGCGCGGCGCACGGTGATCAGCGGCCACTCGGCGGGCGGTCACCTCGCCCTGTGGGCGGCGGCCCGGCACGTCCTTCCCGTGGACGCGCCCTGGCGCACCGACCGCCCCGCCCCTCTGCGCGGTGTGGTCGCCCTCGCCCCGATCGCCGACTTCTCGGTCGCCGGGAAGCTCGACGTGTGCGGCGGAGCCTCGCTCCAACTCCTGGGCGGCGACGACGAGTTCGCCGAGCGTCAGCCCTACGCGGACCCGGCCCTGCTGCTGCCGACCGGCATCGCCACGACCCTGGTCCAGGGGCGTGCGGACGTCGTCGTACCGCAGGCGGTGGCGGAGTCGTACGCGGAGGCGGCGGCGAAGGCCGGTGAGGTGGTGGGCCTGACCCTTCTCGAGGAGGTCGGCCACTTCCCCCTGATCGACCCGGCGGCGGACGCGTGCGCGGTGGTGGCGGAGGAGATCGCGCAGCTCGCGTGGTGAGCGCAGGGGGGCCGGGGCCGTCTGCCCGTCCCGGTCATACCCGTAATACCTGAGAGCTACGGCCCAGGACCGTTCCCCGGCGGGACGCGAACGACGGCAGCCGATCCGTAACTTCCCCTTCAGACCAGCCCGACGGCCGGGCGGAGTCGGAGGGGGAGTTCAGCCATGGGGCCTGAGCGGACGACGCGCGACGAGGGCGCGGAACCGGGGGAGTACGGGGGCGCGGCGGAGGAAGGGGGAGTGGCTGGGAGCGGACCGGCCGGGGGCGGACCGGCCCGGGGCGGACAGGTCGGCGGTGGACCGGCTGGGGATGGACCGGTTGGCGGTGGACCGGCTGGGGGTGGACTGGCCGGGGCCGGACCGGTTGGCGGTGGAGCGGCCGACGGAAGGCCGGCCGGCGGCGGCCCGGTCGGTGGCGAGCCGGTCGCGGTCCCGGAGCGGCGTAAGTCGCCCGGTCCCGTGCACCGGTGGCGCCGTGCACTCCTCGCCGTCCTCGTCACCGCCGCCGTCGTGTTCCCTCTCTCGGCCGCGGCCCACCCGCGGATCCCCGCGCCGGCCCCGGCGAGGCTCGCACCCCTGACCCGGACCGGCCTCGACGCGGCCTACACGGCGAACCGCGCCGACGCCGCACAGGCGTCCCGCATGGCCGCCGCGCACGGCGACACGCACCGCGCCGCCGTGGACGGATCGCTGGCGGCGCCCTCCCGCCACCTGCTCGCCTTCGACGGCCGCGGCTCCGGCCGCGCGACGGAGGTCATCGGCGACCTCGCGCACGCCGACCGCATAGCGGTCGTCGTCCCCGGCTCCGACACCTCGCTCGACACCTACGGCCGCTTCCGCGGGGACACGCTGGCCCTGTACCGGGAGCTCACCCGCCGGGCCCCCGCCGGAACGCGTACGGCGGTCGTCGCCTGGCTCGGCTACCAGACGCCGGGCACGGTCAGCGCCACGGTCCTCACCACCGGCCGCGCCGACCAGGCCGCCCCGCACCTCAGGGAGTTGATACGCGACCTGCGCGCGATGGTGGGCCAGGAGCCGCGCATCACGACGGTGTGTCACTCCTACGGCTCGGTGGTGTGCGGCCGGGCCGCCGCCGACCTCGACGTGAACGACATCGCCCTCATCGGCAGCCCCGGCACGGGCGCGGACTCGGTGTCCAAGCTGCACACCCCCGCCCGCGTCTGGGCGGCCCGGGGGGCCGACGACTGGGTGGCCGACGTCCCGCACGTCCACGTCGGACTCTTCGGCACGACCCTCGGCCTCGGCACCGACCCCATGGACCCCGCCTTCGGGGCCCGCCTCTTCGACGCCGGACAAGGCGGCCACAGCGCCTACTTCAGACCCGGCTCCCCGTCCCTGACCAACCTGGCTCGAATCGTCCTGGGCACCACGAAGGAGATGCGGTGACCGACCGGAACGCACTCGCGCGCATACGGACCGCAGTCCACCAGGTCCACGCCCGGACCCCGGCTCACCGGGACCGCGCGGTGGACGCCCTGCGGGCCTTCGCCGTCCTCGGTGTCGTCCTGGGCCACTGGCTGGTCACCGCCCTGGTCGCGGGCACCGGCGACCACCCCCGTCCGATCCTCCGCACCGCGAGCCCTCTGCACTACATGCCCTGGCTGGCCCCCATCTCCTGGGCCTTCCAGACACTCGCCGTGTTCTTCCTGGTCGGCGGCCACGTGGCCACGCGCAGTCATGCCTCGGCCCGCGCCCGCGGCACCACGTATCCCCAGTGGCTCCGGGCCCGGCTGTCCCGTCTGTTCAAGCCGGTCGCCGCCGTACTGGCCGTCTGGACGGTCATCGCGACCGCCCTCCTGCTCACCGGCGCGGACTACGGCACGGTCCGCACCCTCGTCAAACTGGCGTTGTCGCCCTTGTGGTTCCTTCTGGTGTTCGCGGTCCTGACGGCCGCGACCCCCCTCCTGGCCCGGCTCAACCCCCTGTGGCCCCTGGCCGTCGTCCTCCATGTGGACCTGCTTCGCTTCGGCCTCGGCGCCCCGTCCTGGCTCGGCTGGCTGAACCTGCCCGCCGGCTGGCTGGTGCCGTACACCCTTGGTGCGGCCTGGACCCGCGGCGAGCTGGACCGCCGCCGCGCGGGCTGGATCCTGCTGGCCGGCGGTGCGGCGGCGACCGCGGCGCTCGTCGCCTGGGCCGGTTACCCGGCGTCGATGGTCGGCGTGCCGGGTGCCGCGATCTCCAACCTCGACCCTCCGACCCTGGCCGTCGTCACCTTCGGCCTGGCCCAGTGCGGTCTGGCGCTGCTGCTGCGCGACCGCCTGCGCTGTGCGATGCGCCGCCCGCTCGCCTGGGCGGCGGTGGCACTGGTCAACCTCTCCGCGATGACGATCTTCCTCTGGCACCAGACGGCCCTGATGGCGACCACCGCCACGGGCCTCCTCGCCGGCCGGCTCCCCGGCCTGCACATGCCTCCCGACGGCCTGGGCTGGGTGGCGGCCCGCCTGGCCTGGCTCCCGGTCTTCGCCCTCGCCCTGACCGTCTGCCTGCTGGCCTTCCGCGCCTACGAACAGGGCCCCCGCCGCACGAAGAACCGCCCCTCCCGGGTGATCCGGGTCCACCGCGGCGGACGCCCGACGACACCGAGAACGGTCCACCATGCCTAGGGCCGACGCCGCCGAGATCCGTCGGAAGGACCCTAGGGTGGGCGTCGTGCTCCGACGCCTCCGCACGACACTCGGCGAACACCCTTCGCCCCTGTCCCCACCCCTGTCGAAGTACCGCTGGCTCCGCGTGGCGACCTACCTCGCCGTCGCCTGGATCGCCTGCTTCGTGACCCTGGTCGGCCACTCCGGCCTGACGAGCCACTACCGCATCTCCGGCGCCCTGGCCCTACTGGCTGGCCTGGCCCAGGGAGTCGCCGTCGTCCTGGCCCTGTGGCGCCCGGTCCCCGCCTGGGCCCTCTCCCTGCTCGCCGTGGTGTCCGTCGCCTTCATGGAGACGGCACTCGTACCGAACCCGTCCCTGCTCGTCACACCCTCCGCCGTCCCGGTTCCGAGGCCCGGCCCGGGCCCGGTGCCCATGGTGCCCATGGTGCCCGACTGGCCCTGGAACGGCACGCAGATACTGGCGCACGCCACCGTGATCTTCCTCCTCGCCCTCCGCGTGCCCACCCGCTGGGCGATCGCGGCCCTGACGGCGTCGGGCCCGGCGACGTTCGTGGTGGTGGGTGTCATCGATGGCGACCATCGCTCCGGGAACTGCCTGGTGGCGGCCGGCTACTTCACCGTGGCCGTCCTCGTCGGCAGCGCCCTGCGCGGCCGCCGCGAGGCGCGCATCCAACTGGCCGAACAGGCAACGATCACGGCCGAGGAGCGGGCCCGCCGCACACTGCTGGAGGAGCGCAGCCGTATCGCCCGCGAGTTGCACGACGTCGTCGCCCACCACATGTCGGTCATCTCCATCCAGGCGCAGGTGGCGCCGTACCTGACGGAGAACCCCTCCGAGGAGTTGAAGGAGAACCTCGCCGGCATCCGGCAGAACGCTCTGGAGGCCCTGGCCGAACTGCGCCGGGTGCTCGGCGTGCTGCGCTCGGAGAACCGGGGGGACCCCTACGGCCTCGGCGAGTCCGGCAGCGGGGCCGCGCCCCGGACCCCGCAGCCCACCCTCGACCGCCTCGACGCCCTCGTCGAGAACACCCGCGCCGCGGGGCTGACGGTCACCATGGACGTCAGGGACGAAAGGTCCGGGACGGCGCCGTATCCGCCCGGCGTGGAGCTGTCCGCGTACCGCATCGTGCAGGAGGCACTCAGCAACGCCCTCAGGCACGCTCCGGGTTCGACGGTCCGCGTGGAGGTCACCCATGTGGCCGACGGCGTGTATCTGAGCGTGGCCAACTCCCGCCCGCAGCGCCCCGTCCCGCCCTCCCCCGGCGCCGGGCACGGACTGCTCGGCATGCGGGAACGGGCGACGATGCTCGGCGGCCACGTCACCGCGGCCAGGACGCTGCACGGCGGCTTCGCGGTCTCCGCCTTCCTGCCGCGCGACGGCACGACCCCGTTCACCGCACCGGTGCCGCCCGACGCGTCCGTACTGCCGCCCATCACCTACACCGACCCGGCCGACACACCCGTCGTCCACCTCGAACCACCGGCCGCGCCCGCCGTTCACGAGGACGCGCATGCTCCCGGCCCACCGCGCCCCACAGGAGACCTTCCATGACGAGCGGCAGCATCCGCGTACTCATCGCCGACGACCAGCAGATGGTCCGGCAAGGCTTCACCGTGCTGCTCAACACGCAGCCGGACATCGAGGTGGTCGGGCAGGCGGTGGACGGTCTGGACGCCGTCGCCAAGGTCGCCGAACTGGCCCCTGACGTCGTCCTCATGGACATCCGCATGCCGGAGCTCAGCGGCATCGAGGCCACCCGGCGCATCACCACCGCCACCCCGGACATAAAGGTGCTGGTGCTCACCACCTTCGACCTCGACGAGTACGTGTACGACGCGCTGTGTGCCGGAGCGTCAGGTTTCCTGCTGAAGGACGCCTCCGCGGACCAGCTCGCCGAGGCGGTCCGGGTGGTCGCGGCCGGCGACGCGCTGCTGGCGCCGGGCATCACCCGCCGTCTGATCGCCGAGTTCTCCCGGATGAACGGAAAGCCCCGCGCCCCGCTCAAGGAACGCGTCGGCGACCTGACCGAACGGGAGACGGAGGTGCTCACACTGATCGCCCAGGGCCTGTCGAACGCGGAGATCGCCGAGTACCTCGTCGTCGCGGAGCAGACCGTGAAGACCCACGTCGGCCGCATCCTGGTGAAGCTGGGCCTGAGGGACCGCACCCAGGCGGCGGTGTTCGCGTACGAGTCGGGGCTGGTACGTCCCTCCGGGTACTGAGCACGGGCGGTGACGGGACCGACGTGCGGCGGGCCGAGACCCTGGAGGCGGCCGGGGGATACCCGTAGTACCTGAGGAGGATCCCGAAGGACCCCTCTCACTGGGGACGACCGCCCCGCCCGTCTCCGCCTAACGTTTTCATCGTGACCGAGACGACCCAGACGCGGACGGCGCCGGACGGCGCGTACGACGCGTTCACACCCCGCAGTCCGGAGTACCGGCTGGCCGCTGACGCCCTGCGCGGGCTGCGGCAGGACCTGTTCCACGATGCCTTCGCCTACCGCCCGCTGCACCGCAGGGCCGTCGACAGCGCGCGGGCCGGGCGGCTGTCCGGCCGCCTGCGGGAGTACGCGGCCTGGACCCCGCACGGCGTGGTGGTGGCAGCCGGTCTGGTGGCGATGCTGGTCGCGCTGGCGAACGCCGACAGCAGGCTGGCGGTGCCGGTGTCCGGCCTGCTGGCTCTGGTCCCGGTGCTGCTCACCCTGGTCCGCCCGGTCGGGGCCTTCTGGGTGTCGCTGGCGGCGACCGCGGTGTCGTCGCTGGTCGCCGGCGACTGGCTCTCCTGGCCGTGGCCGCCCGGAAGTTTCGTCTCCCACCTGGTGGTTCTCACGGTCGTGGCCCTGCGCACCCGTCCGCGCACGGCGGCGTGGATGTGGGTGCTCACCGCGGTCTACGGCTTTGCCGCCGAGTCCCTCCACGGCCAGGGCTTCGACAGCAACACCGGGCCCATGCTCGTCATCTCCGCCCTCGTCCTGCTGGTCGTCACCGTCCGGCACATACGCCGGCAGGCCGAGCAGGAGGTGACCGCCCAGCAGACGGTGACGGCGCACGAGCGCTCCCGCCGCACGCTGCTGGAGGAGCGCACCACGATCGCCCGCGAGCTGCACGACGTCGTGGCCCACCACATGTCCGTCGTCGCCATCCAGGCCGAGGCCGCCCCCTACCGGGTTCAGGACCCGCCGCCGGAGCTGGAGAAGGCCTTCGCCACGATCCGGGAGAACGCGGTCGCGGCCCTCACGGAACTGCGCCGCGTCCTCGGTGTCGTCCGCGCGGAGGACTACGAGGCCCCGGACGCCCCGCAGCCCACCCTCGCCGACCTCGACACGCTCCTGGCGAACGTGCGGGAGGCCGGTCTGAGCGTGGAGAAGGCGGTGACCGGCGCGGTGCGGGAACTCCCCCAGGGGGTCGAGCTGTCGGCGTACCGGATCGTGCAGGAGGCCCTGAGCAACGTCCTGCGGCACGCGCCCGGCGCGAGCGCCCGGGTCGAGATCGGCTACGTTCTCGGAGGGCTCGGCCTGCGCATAGTCAACGGCCCGCCGTCCCAGCCGTCCCTGACGAAGCCGTCGCCGGGGACGGGGCACGGCCTCACCGGTATGCGGGAGCGCGTCTCGATGCTGAACGGCGAGATGACGGCGGGCCGGACCGGGGAGGGGGGCTACGAGGTGACGGTGTTCCTGCCGGTCACCACGGTGACGGAGTGTTCGGACGACGACGGGGCCGGTGCATGACGACAGGCACGATCCGCGTACTGATCGCGGACGACCAGATGATGGTGCGCGAGGGCTTCTCGGTCCTGCTCAACGCGATGCCCGGCATCGAGGTCGTCGGCGAGGCCGTCAACGGGCGCGAGGCGGTGGAGCGGGTCCGCGAACTGGCGCCGGACGTGGTGCTGATGGACATCCGCATGCCCGAGCTGAACGGCATCGAGGCGACCCGGGAGATCGTCGCCGCGGACGACACGGCCAAGGTGCTGGTGCTCACCACGTTCGACCTGGACGAGTACGTCTACCAGGCGCTGCGGGCGGGGGCCTCCGGCTTCCTGCTCAAGGACGCCTCGGCGCGGCAGCTCGCCGACGGGGTGCGGGTGGTCGCGGCCGGCGAGGCACTGCTGGCTCCCTCGGTCACCAAGCGGCTGATCACGGAGTTCTCGAAGCTGTCCGAGCCGCCGCGGCTGATGGCCGCCGCGCAGACGGCGTACGGGGATCTGACCGATCGGGAGACGGAGGTGCTGGTGCTGATCGCGCAAGGTCTGTCGAACGCGGAGATAGCCGGGCGGCTGGTGGTCGCCGAGTCGACGATCAAGACCCATGTGAGCCGGATCCTGGTGAAGCTGGGCCTGAGGGACCGGACCCAGGCGGCGGTGTTCGCGTACGAGGCGCGGCTCGTCACGCCGGGGTGACGAGCCCCGGGGCGGGCAGGGGACAGCGACACCCCTGGTCAGAGAGGGGGAGGCCGGGTTAGCGTCCGCGCATGGCAGTTTCCGAGCTCCCGCAGGCGTTCGACCCCTGGGACCAGGCGTTCGTCGCCGATCCGTACCCCGCCTACGCCGAGTTGCGGGCACGGGGCCGCGTGCTCCACTACGAGCCCACCGACCAGTGGCTGGTCCCGCACCACGCGGACGTCTCGGCGCTGCTGCGGGACAGGAGGCTGGGCCGGACGTACCAGCACCGGTTCACGCACGAGGAGTTCGGCCGCAGGCCGCCTGCGCCGGAGCACGAGCCGTTCCACGTCCTCAACGACCACGGGATGCTCGACCTGGAGCCGCCGGACCACACCCGGATCCGCCGTCTGGTCTCGAAGGCGTTCACACCGCGCACGGTGGAGCGGCTTGGGCCCTACGTCCGCGGGCTGGCGAACGAGCTGGTGTCCGCCCTGGTGGAGGCGGGCGGCGGCGATCTGCTGGCCGATGTCGCCGAACCGCTGCCGGTCGCCGTGATCGCCGAGATGCTGGGCATCCCGGAGTCCGACCGGGCGCCGCTGCGGCCGTGGTCGGCGGACATCTGCGGGATGTACGAGCTGAACCCCTCCGAGGAGGCGGCGCGCAGGGCGGTGCGGGCATCGGTGGAGTTCTCGGAGTACCTCCGGGAGCTGATCGCCGAACGCCGCAAGCAGCCCGGTGAGGACCTGATCTCGGGGCTGATCGCCGCGCACGACGAGGGCGACCGGCTCACCGAGCAGGAGATGATCTCGACCTGCGTGCTGCTGCTCAACGCCGGCCACGAGGCCACGGTGAACGCCACGGTCAACGGCTGGTGGGCCCTGTTCCGCAATCCCGGACAGCTGGCGGCCCTGCGTGCGGACCATTCCCTGGTCCCGTCCGCAGTCGAGGAGTTGATGCGGTACGACACCCCGCTCCAGCTCTTCGAGCGGTGGGTCCTGGACGAGATCGAGATCGACGGCACGACGATCCCGAGAGGTGCGGAGATCGCCATGCTCTTCGGCTCGGCCAACCACGACCCCGACATCTTCACCGCCCCCGAGCGGCTGGACCTCACCCGCAGGGAGAACCCCCACATCTCCTTCAGCGCCGGCATCCACTACTGCATCGGCGCCCCGCTGGCCCGCATGGAACTGGCGGCCTCGATGACGGCCCTGCTGGAGAAGGCCCCGACGCTGAGCCTGGCGGCGGAGCCCAGGAGGAAACCGAACTTCGTGATCAGGGGGCTGGAGGGGCTCGCCGTCGAAGTGAGCTGATCACGCTGTCCCCGTCAGGTCGTCATGTCCCGCCGCCGCAGCCCCGACAGCCCCGCCGCCACCAGCGCCACCGCCAGCCCGAGCAGGATCAGCACCGGAGGCCACCGCACCGAGCCGCCCGGCAGCTTCGGCAGGTGTCCGAAGGGGGAGGCGTCCAGGACCGCCTGCGGCACGTCCAGTGCGGGTCCGACCCAGCCGATCAGCAGCGCCGCGCCCGCGACTCCCCATGCCGCCGTCGCCGCCCGGGGCACGACCCCGTGGAGCAGCACGGCGACCCCGCCGATCACCCACACCGCGGGCACCTGCACCAGGCAGGCCCCCATCACCGGGCCGACCTCCCTGCCGTATCCGACGGCGAAGCCAAGTCCGGCGAGCAGCATGATGAGGACGCTCCCGCCGAAGGCCACCACCAGGTGACCGGAGGCCCAGCGCAGCCGGCTCACCGCGTTCGCGAGGAGAGGCTCCGCGCGGCCGGACGTCTCCTCGCCGTGCAGGCGGAGCACCGAGGCGACGACGTAGAGGGCCGCGATCAGGCCGAGCATGCCGACCATCGACGCGAGGAAGGAGTCGGTGAGCCCGGACCGGCCGCCCATGCGCTCGAAGATCTGGCGAGCGTTGTCGTTGTCGCGGACCAGGTCGGCCGCCCCGTCCGTCAGCCCGCCGTAGACGACGCCCGCGACGAGGAAACCGGCGCCCCAGCCGAGCAGGCTGCCCCGCTGCAGCCGCCAGGCCAGCGCGCCCGCCGTGCCGAGCCGCCCGGACGCCGGCCCGGGCCGGGTCGGCAGGAAGCTCATTCCCATGTCGCGGCGCCCGGCGAGCTCGTACGCCACCGCGCCCTGCACCAGCGTCGCCGCCGCGAACAGCAGGAGCACCCACCAGCGTTCACCGGCGTACGGCCGCAGGTTCTCCAGCCAGCCGATCGGGGACAACCAGGTCAGGGCGGACGAGCCTCCCCCCTTGCCGAACGCCTGGGAGGTGCCCCCATCCGTCGCCGAGTCGCCGGCCGCGCGCAGCACGAAGGCCGCGCCCAGCACCGCCGCCGTCAGCCCACGGGCCAGCCGCGCGCTCTCCGTCAACTGGGCGACGATCGCGGCCGTCGTCGCGAAGACCATCCCGACGCCCGCGATGCCCACGCCGAAGGCGACGGCGCCCGCACCTCCGTGAACGGCCAGTCCGCCCGCCACCAGCAGCGCGAGCACCCCGTTCGCGACGGCGGCCGCCAGCAGCCCGGCGGTCAGCGGGGCCCGTCGGCCCACCATGCCCGAGGAGAGGAGTTCCTGACGGCCGCTCTCCTCCTCGTCCCGGGTGTGCCGTACGACGACGAGGAGGCTCGTCACGGCGGCCAGGGCACCGGTGTAGACGCCGACCCGCCAGGCCGTCAGGGCGCCGATCGAGTCGCCGAAGACCGGGCCGACCAGGGCGCGCAGCGAGGAGTTCGCCGCCACCTGGCGCAGGAGGTCGTCGCGTTGGGCCTGGGTGCCGTACAGGTTCTTCAGCGTGTTCGGCATGGACAGCACCATGAGCGCGTTGACAGCGACCCAGACCGGGACCATCACCCGGTCGCGGCGCAGGGCGAACCGCAACAGCGTTCCGGTGCCCGCAAGTTGGCGCGTCCCCGAGGCTCCTGCGGCGACCGGCGTGGCGGTCATCGGGCCGTCACCTCCGCCCCCTCCTGCTGGTAGTGCCGCAGGAACAGCTCCTCAAGGGTCGGCGGCGTCGAGGTCAGGGACCGTACGCCTGCCTCGCCCAGCGACTTCAGTACGGCGTCCAGTTTGTCGGTGTCGACCTGGAGGCGGACGCGCCTGCCCTGGACGTCGAGGTCGTGCACCCCCGGCAGAAGCGCG encodes:
- a CDS encoding histidine kinase, encoding MTETTQTRTAPDGAYDAFTPRSPEYRLAADALRGLRQDLFHDAFAYRPLHRRAVDSARAGRLSGRLREYAAWTPHGVVVAAGLVAMLVALANADSRLAVPVSGLLALVPVLLTLVRPVGAFWVSLAATAVSSLVAGDWLSWPWPPGSFVSHLVVLTVVALRTRPRTAAWMWVLTAVYGFAAESLHGQGFDSNTGPMLVISALVLLVVTVRHIRRQAEQEVTAQQTVTAHERSRRTLLEERTTIARELHDVVAHHMSVVAIQAEAAPYRVQDPPPELEKAFATIRENAVAALTELRRVLGVVRAEDYEAPDAPQPTLADLDTLLANVREAGLSVEKAVTGAVRELPQGVELSAYRIVQEALSNVLRHAPGASARVEIGYVLGGLGLRIVNGPPSQPSLTKPSPGTGHGLTGMRERVSMLNGEMTAGRTGEGGYEVTVFLPVTTVTECSDDDGAGA
- a CDS encoding response regulator transcription factor, which produces MTTGTIRVLIADDQMMVREGFSVLLNAMPGIEVVGEAVNGREAVERVRELAPDVVLMDIRMPELNGIEATREIVAADDTAKVLVLTTFDLDEYVYQALRAGASGFLLKDASARQLADGVRVVAAGEALLAPSVTKRLITEFSKLSEPPRLMAAAQTAYGDLTDRETEVLVLIAQGLSNAEIAGRLVVAESTIKTHVSRILVKLGLRDRTQAAVFAYEARLVTPG
- a CDS encoding cytochrome P450, with protein sequence MAVSELPQAFDPWDQAFVADPYPAYAELRARGRVLHYEPTDQWLVPHHADVSALLRDRRLGRTYQHRFTHEEFGRRPPAPEHEPFHVLNDHGMLDLEPPDHTRIRRLVSKAFTPRTVERLGPYVRGLANELVSALVEAGGGDLLADVAEPLPVAVIAEMLGIPESDRAPLRPWSADICGMYELNPSEEAARRAVRASVEFSEYLRELIAERRKQPGEDLISGLIAAHDEGDRLTEQEMISTCVLLLNAGHEATVNATVNGWWALFRNPGQLAALRADHSLVPSAVEELMRYDTPLQLFERWVLDEIEIDGTTIPRGAEIAMLFGSANHDPDIFTAPERLDLTRRENPHISFSAGIHYCIGAPLARMELAASMTALLEKAPTLSLAAEPRRKPNFVIRGLEGLAVEVS
- a CDS encoding ABC transporter permease → MTATPVAAGASGTRQLAGTGTLLRFALRRDRVMVPVWVAVNALMVLSMPNTLKNLYGTQAQRDDLLRQVAANSSLRALVGPVFGDSIGALTAWRVGVYTGALAAVTSLLVVVRHTRDEEESGRQELLSSGMVGRRAPLTAGLLAAAVANGVLALLVAGGLAVHGGAGAVAFGVGIAGVGMVFATTAAIVAQLTESARLARGLTAAVLGAAFVLRAAGDSATDGGTSQAFGKGGGSSALTWLSPIGWLENLRPYAGERWWVLLLFAAATLVQGAVAYELAGRRDMGMSFLPTRPGPASGRLGTAGALAWRLQRGSLLGWGAGFLVAGVVYGGLTDGAADLVRDNDNARQIFERMGGRSGLTDSFLASMVGMLGLIAALYVVASVLRLHGEETSGRAEPLLANAVSRLRWASGHLVVAFGGSVLIMLLAGLGFAVGYGREVGPVMGACLVQVPAVWVIGGVAVLLHGVVPRAATAAWGVAGAALLIGWVGPALDVPQAVLDASPFGHLPKLPGGSVRWPPVLILLGLAVALVAAGLSGLRRRDMTT